The Erigeron canadensis isolate Cc75 chromosome 1, C_canadensis_v1, whole genome shotgun sequence genome segment GAATTTCATCTACTTTGTGACCATCCCCTCATTcatgaggtcttgtgttcaagccttggggaggacataggaagtccctttatgaggggTTGGCTTgcgtatacccaggttcaagtctgagggggctgggtttacctctattaatcgtcgtgccttctgGCAGATTAGTCGGGGGTttttccccatcgggtatttgaaacaGACATTTCTACTTCTAGGGAGCTCTCTAGCATGGACCTGGTAAGACagcgtatgctagacctcccgctattgaatcgcgacacgaagtttcctGCGAagttcacctttcaaaaaaaaagaagatattgTTGATACTAAATACAGGGTTATGAAACAATTACTGGTAGTAAAACTTATCTATATCTTTTGTGTAAGTGTCAAAAAGAACGCAGACTCTTGCAAGAGCATGTGATTTCGTACATATAATGGATGTTTGATAGTAGAACTGATTATTTTCTCCCATTTTCCCCCTTAAAGTACTCATTCTTGCAAGatcctttatttttatttttatattttgcatTTTCAAAACAACTTTGGTTTCTTTGGATAAAAAATCAAGTGTCAAGGTTTGGTGATTCATGTACTCAAAGATTTATGTAGTTCCAAGGATTGTTTGTGAGATTATTTACACAGAAAGTTGTTTTTCCACTCTTGTCTTATTGTAAGCACTAGTACTGATGGTTATCTTCTGCAACTTTTTTCGAAACAAATGGATTTTCTATATAATGCGTAAGGGCTGAATTTTTTGTATTCTGACAGTAACAATGCAAGCTCAGAAGGAAGCTCCTCCTGACATGCAATGCAAGGACAAGTTTCTGCTTCAGAGTGTTATTGCACCCGCAGGAGTAGCCGCAAAGGACATTACCCCGGAAATGGTAATTACTTGTTTCATTTTCTCCAGAGGTGCAAACGATTTTAAACAGATTTGACTATCCAACATTGTGTCCATGTTTTTGTTGACTTTTATGAATAACTaactaatgttttaaatacGATTGATTTAAACCATACCTTACAATACTAAAGTAATTTTGATGAATAAGGCTATATATGACTAGAGGCTGTTAACTGGTAAGTGTTGAAATGCACTCCCAGCCACTTGCAACCCATTCGATCCATTCCAATTTTATCAGTTTGTTAAAGTTTTCCCATTTGACCCGTCAgaggtaaaataaaactaacCTAACCTATGTTTGTATATGTATTGGCATTGCCACCTGTATGTAGAGATGGCAAAATGGCCCTGTTATGGTTAGCTAACGGGTTTGGATCAAAACCGGTTACCTTTAATATAAAATTCATAGGTTGGGTGGGGTCAGTCAGCTGCAAaaatttttttgggtttttgtaattgttttttatatagaatAGGTGCATTAAATATGACTGCAAAGATATATTTTACAATACTAATGTATCTTGTATATTGAGGAAACAATTTATGAGAAACATACATTTCGAATACCCTTTGGGCGAATTTCAAGCTGTTTGACCCTTTTTGTTATAGGCTAGATATCTCAGTTCACCCATTCCTGTAATTAGAGAAAGAACATTACCTACCTTGACCCATTTAGGCATTTATCCATAACTAGATTGAAATTGCCACCTTTACTTAAATGACCTCTTTGGATCACTTAAAGTTCATTCACTCATGGTGGTTTGGGTTTACAGTTCAGTAAGGTGCCTGGGCGTGTTGTCGAAGAATGCAAATTGAGAGTGGTATATCTGCCTCCACGTCAACCACCTTCTCCGGTTCTTGAGGAGCCTGACGAAGGGGCTTCACCCAAGGTATCATTTGATACTGGTAATGTGAACGGATCTGAGGTTAGTTTTCATTCAATAGGTGTTTGCAGTTTCATATTCATGAATATTATTACAGCATTAATCATTTTGTAGTTTATAATATACTACATCTTGTTTGTGCTTGAAGGCTCCAAGACAAAATGTCGATTCTGatgacaaatcttcagaggtcAGTTTATCAGATAATGGAAATTGTCTATTCTATTATCCCACAGTTTCTGTCTATCCAATGAAAATGATCCACCTAAAACCTTATGAAAGTCAAGCATACTATATTTCAATTCGACAAGTCATATTGATGCAACCTTTTAGCAGCACACGTTTTACTATCGCAACACGTCTGATTAGCTCATTGCGTGTTGCTTATGTCTCCTTTATTTGATGTATTTCAAATTTCTATTAACCGATCATATCACACTGTCATGACTCATGGCTTGGGGTTTAACTTTTATGCATTGGGAAAGCAAATGCGTTGTTTTAAAGCGTTTATGCGTCCCGTCACTAAACAACCTCCAAGAAGAAAAAGGACCCCATGCTcattgtttttttagtttttggtagTTAAGTTGCTTGAAGTTTTAGATTAATAGCTCATGAATATGCAGGCGAGATCTCTCATTGCAAAATTGGTCGAAGAGAAGAATGCTGCTATTCAACAGAGTAACAAACTTCGTCAAGAAATGGTAAGAAATGATGTATCTCATATACCCCCTCTTGTTTGAGCTTTCTAAGCCTTTCTTTAGCGTTGACAAAGTGGGCAGGTCCAGCAGGTTGGGTAATGGTCAAAATGGGAcctttttttttagggtttagtatttgtgaatgtaattaactataGAAGAATGTCTATAGTgcgaaaaaactaaagttgtgttcattgtatgtaattaactttcaaatcttgtgcattgtatgtattcaaccaatcaaaatcTTACAAGTGGCAacctatatggttgccacgtatacccgaatacatacaatgcacatgattcaaaagtttattacatacaataaacacaactttagttttttcacactatagacattcgtccataattagttacattcacaaatactaaacccttttttttaatacctATCCTGGCTGGGTCTTGTTGTTAGTGTATATAAGCAGGATTATAAGAACCTTATTAAATAATTGTCAAAGGTTTTAATCAAGTTTTAAGCTTTTTGGCAACTTTTGACGTGTTCTATTTTGTGTATGTTTGTATCTTTACTTGTTTAACCTCTTAGAGACACATCAACCTAAATCAACCCTTTTTTAAGTAGATGTGTCTAAATTGCCATCTCTCATATAAGCTCTTATGTGTTGGTCTCGTCCTTAATGAATACATTTGAATTGCATCATAACAAATGCTAAAACTCACTGGTTTGCTTTTCCCTTGATTATCATTTATCTTTCTACTTGGTATAATGTACAGGAACTCTTGACGCGTGGAAGCAACAAAAGTCAAGGAGGTGGTGTATCGATCATTGTGGTTATTGCCATTGGCTTGATTGGTCTAGTTATGGGCTATCTCCTGAAGTAATACTCATTCATGGTTGGACCTCAAATTCGTTTTCTTCCGTTACATttgtcaaaattaattaatgtagaAAAGAGAAGAAATTCATGATGatgttttacaaattatttacCCTCTTGACTTAGTCTCTTAGGGGGGTTTAGAAGAAAACTGTTATGTCAGGGTAGTTTGATattatttccatttccatttatATTCTCATAATCAATTGTTGTATATTCTTTCGATCATTTTGTTCCAACAGGTTACGTTAGGCCCTTTTAGGCATCAAAAGATGCAACAAGTCTACAATATCATTATTAtcgttatttattttttttgttaataaaatcTTTTTGGGACTAAATAAAAGTTGACATACTAAATACTCATAAAGTTGAACCTTCATTAAGCGATTAAAGAGTTTAAATTTGTGTTGGCACCAACCAGATTGTGATGTTCATGGGTAAGTTATTAGATATTAAAAGCGATGAAAAGTTTGTAGAGAATTTTTGAATCATGTgtaattataagtatattacaTGTGGTAAAATTTATTTACATGTAAAAGTTGATATTGGTTCAAACGAGATTAAAAAATGTTTGGTAAGAACATGTGAAAACATAAGTAATCTGATATGTTCAAATGTTTTTGAGATAGTTTAGGAGCAAGAGTAGATGTAAGATTGTTTGTCGGTTGATACACTTTGTATTCAAATggttgattttaaatatttttaataacaatatGGCAATTAGCTACAGTAAATCAAGAGCAAAAGGATATAGAAGCTTGAGTATAGAAGCTTGAGTAGTTCAACCATTTGATATTTGTAGAAATTGTTTGTAACAATAAGTAAATTTTCTCTATTCATATATACCTTCccatatgttttatgttttggcCCGACTTTGTGTCTCTATTCTCCTTGACAATATTGTCTCGATGCAAAATACTCTATAAAACTAATTTGGAATTTTAGAGAATTGACATAAGAACTTTCCATGAAGCTTCGTACAGGACCACAGTTAAATCACATTTGTCCCCGACACACAAACTTATACGGTGACCAATCTACTTAATACAACTAAGGGATGAAAACaataata includes the following:
- the LOC122609138 gene encoding vesicle-associated protein 1-1-like — translated: MSTGELLNVEPLELKFQFELKKQISCSLQLLNKTENHVAFKVKTTNPKKYCVRPNTGVVLPRSTCDVMVTMQAQKEAPPDMQCKDKFLLQSVIAPAGVAAKDITPEMFSKVPGRVVEECKLRVVYLPPRQPPSPVLEEPDEGASPKVSFDTGNVNGSEAPRQNVDSDDKSSEARSLIAKLVEEKNAAIQQSNKLRQEMELLTRGSNKSQGGGVSIIVVIAIGLIGLVMGYLLK